The sequence ACAATCAATTTTAAAGTTGCTTTCATTCCACTCTTTAATAACATAATCAGGACAATACTTCTTCCAACTTTCAATACACCTCATAGTTAGTTCCGGTAAAGGATTCCCCCCAAACCAGCAGTAGTGAATAACTTTAGGTATCATAATTTCTCCTTAGATAGGGTTAATAAAAATGTAAAATTTTTCAAATTATCATTAAGCTACTTCTACGCGAACATAAATAATCCTTGCAAATTATCAAAATTAAATATTTCTATATTTATACATAAAAAGACAAGATTCTGAGTTAGCAATAGAGCGAGCATAAAAATAAGTCACCTACTAGCATTATTTGCTTGAGGGTGACTTATTTTTATAACATTCCCGCCCTGTTTTCAAAATTTGTGGGTATCTCTTCTACTTGGTAATATTGAACGAACTAGCTGGCAGTACGGCATGAAGATTTATCTTGAGCATCTAGAGAGAAACTTTTCCCATTAAATGAGAATGATTTTGACACATTAATACCGAGTGAGGTTAGTAATTCTGATGTTGATCCCAAGTCTGTTTCATTGTATTGGTTAACTGAAATAGACCCATTTGCAACTGAATAATGAAGTCTAAATCTATTAGCCATTAAGCCCGCTTTTTCCTGTTGAGCAGGTGAATAACTAAAATACACATCGGTAGCCAGCTTATTCCTAGGACTATCAATAGGTTCCTTATCGGTAATTGTCATTGAAAAACTAGTTGAAGCCATACATTACCATTTATGCACTATATCGTCTCAACCTTTTAATCAAAGGGTAAATCAATGCACAGTTCAACCAAACAGCATAAATTATGCAAACCATGCAAAGAAAAATGCAAAGAATCAAGCTATCAAAAAGCATTGTAATCCCAATCAATACCAGACATAGTCCCCCTAAGAGGATGAACTCCTTCCAATTCACTGCCAGAGTAAAATACCGTTTCGTATGCTTGAGCCGAATGATAAACAGGAACTGATATGCCGCAAAAGTTGAAAAACTTGCTGCCTGCAAACCAATGAACCGAATCAGCGCAATATTGATAGCGACATTCAATAACGCAGCCAATATTGTTGTCGCAAGACTTCGCTTCGTTTCTTTAGAAATCTGATATCCCAAACCCAGAAAACTACACAATGCACTAAACATAGCTCCCATAAATAAGAAGCCTGTATAGAGCCAAGCCGATTTATATTCAGTAGCTACGAACAGTTCGATGACGAGTTTTGTTGCAGGAATAGCACACATACACAATGAGAACAGTAGCACATAATATCTGTGAAAAATATTGCTGAAAAATTCATTGCGGTTCGATGTTTTGTATTCTTTAATAGCTGACTCTTGCCATGCTAAGTAAAAAATGCTTGTAATGGTCGTTAGTATGGTTGGGAACTTGTTGGCCATAGAATAAATTCCGTTGAACTCCATGCCTAAATAGAACAGGATTATATATCTGTCACATGAGTTCACCACCCACCAGGAAATCGCGTTTGGAACCAAGGGTGCAGAATATCGCAGCAGTTTTTTAGCTACAACCTTGTCCAATCCGTATTTCAGAACGCCGCGCAGTTGTTTTATCCAGACAAACAGAAAGACAATGCATGCAACATTTGCAATAATCATGGAAATCAGCAATGCAATCACGCCAAGTCCCAGTACCATTAGTCCAATGACCTGACAAATCAACATTATTAGGCTGTTCAATATACCGCAGAATGCATATACCTTGCTCTCACCCAGGCCGCGAACAGTGTCTTGCAAATAGGTAAAGAACATCATGCTTGCGAAATATAGTCCGATCCAGCCTGCATATTCCAAGTGATATACCCATACTAGCGCAATAAAACATAGTCCAGCTGCACTTGTAGTCAGGCAAAGGAACTGAAATCCGGTGCTTAGAATTTTCTGCCTATTTTCATTTTCTCCGCCTATCAGATAACGATATACGCCGTCATTGATTTGAAAAATGATAAGCGGCTGCAGCAATGCAACAGTAGCAAGGATCAAGTCATAGTATCCCATATCATCCGGCCGGATAAAATTAGAGTAAACCAACACCATCACATAGGCAAGGACTTTCGAGCCAAAATTGCCAATTGCAAATACAACAGTTTTTTTAATTAGCGTTTTTTCCCTATTCATTAAATATCCCTTTTGTTATTTTTGTTAATATTCTTCCATTACCATTTTTAGTGCACGTTTATGTACATCAAGCATTCTTTTAACTTAGTGTTACTCACCTGCGCTATAAATCTCCTTCTGCCCCAACTTAGTTTGGCAAATCATAAGAAGTTTATCTCATTGAAGCTGTTCTAATTAAATTGGCCAAAAATTCTTATATCGTTTCAAGGTCTATTTGCTTGGTGTTACGGATTAAACAAATCGACTGCGTTTTTGCTACCGAACCGAAAATGATCTGTGTGGGCCAATAGAAATAATCAAGGTGAAGAGCTAGCTAAAGGCAAGCTGAAGAAACACAGTGTCTGCAAAACTGAGAGGTAAAGCCAAAACGAGTTAATAATAACCGTAATAAGTTTCTTCCACGAGGTGCAACCAAACAAAATCGGAGCTCTGCTTATTGTCTTTATTGGATCCTCACCACGTTAAAGAACTCCTTACACATCCATAAGTCATCATACGAACATCTGCGAATTGTGTGAACTCCCGTAATATTGATATAAAAGCGCCGTCGCGTAGATAATCAGTCCTTAAACCGTGCCTCAAATCACAAGAGTTAGTTCCACCCGCCTAATTTTTCTTGTAGCAAGGCGACGTACCGATTCATTACATTCTTTTTGTGTTCTACCAACTGTAAGGAAAGTGTCTCCACCTTCTTCCCCGCTTTCATTTCTTCTATCAAACGAATGACTTCCGATATTGGTGTGCCAATGTCTATTGAAGAAGCTAAAAAACCATCCGTCGTCTTAGATCTACTGTCGTGCCGAATCATGATTCCTGGTATGCCTAAAGAAGCACCCATACCTATGCCATGCACACGGCCACCAATCACCAAATCAAAGGATTTGAAAATATTAGCATAATCTTTCGAATCATATGAATAGTAAATATCAACTCCAGGAAATTCCCTCATAGCCTGATCCAATTCGTCGATATAATGACAGACAATACCAACATCATATCTTTTGATAATTTCCGGGAAGAGTTTCATCAAGTAGTTATGCATCACATTTGAAACGTTATTCCCAGAAATCGTGTAGCTTGTGGCGTAGATCAATCCTATTCGATTAACATGCGTTACGACATGATTACTGTTTGCGGCCAATAATGCTGGACAAGGAACATATTTCGCACCATAC comes from Desulfosporosinus meridiei DSM 13257 and encodes:
- a CDS encoding polysaccharide pyruvyl transferase family protein, yielding MRKNVLISTTRQWNPGDEFIMQGTLNILTEAFGDRYNPIIFNRNPDIRGGSKWRNPSRKMRLTHWWDKKNFRGKGILQEALRIGHFDNSYKDDMNPENIDLALFAGSPEWFGSRLIPMYEAIEAASIPTIFLGLGAGNRSAFSSAIPAVDRVLQKAKIITTRERDTEKLLEKYGAKYVPCPALLAANSNHVVTHVNRIGLIYATSYTISGNNVSNVMHNYLMKLFPEIIKRYDVGIVCHYIDELDQAMREFPGVDIYYSYDSKDYANIFKSFDLVIGGRVHGIGMGASLGIPGIMIRHDSRSKTTDGFLASSIDIGTPISEVIRLIEEMKAGKKVETLSLQLVEHKKNVMNRYVALLQEKLGGWN
- a CDS encoding lipopolysaccharide biosynthesis protein, translating into MNREKTLIKKTVVFAIGNFGSKVLAYVMVLVYSNFIRPDDMGYYDLILATVALLQPLIIFQINDGVYRYLIGGENENRQKILSTGFQFLCLTTSAAGLCFIALVWVYHLEYAGWIGLYFASMMFFTYLQDTVRGLGESKVYAFCGILNSLIMLICQVIGLMVLGLGVIALLISMIIANVACIVFLFVWIKQLRGVLKYGLDKVVAKKLLRYSAPLVPNAISWWVVNSCDRYIILFYLGMEFNGIYSMANKFPTILTTITSIFYLAWQESAIKEYKTSNRNEFFSNIFHRYYVLLFSLCMCAIPATKLVIELFVATEYKSAWLYTGFLFMGAMFSALCSFLGLGYQISKETKRSLATTILAALLNVAINIALIRFIGLQAASFSTFAAYQFLFIIRLKHTKRYFTLAVNWKEFILLGGLCLVLIGITMLFDSLILCIFLCMVCIIYAVWLNCALIYPLIKRLRRYSA